In Deinococcus reticulitermitis, a single window of DNA contains:
- a CDS encoding site-specific DNA-methyltransferase yields the protein MTERRNLKLELTWVGKDNRRPLLEPRILLPDPALSYHAAERRTDHDLFDNRLIFGDNLLALKALATDDTVRGKVKCIYIDPPFNTGEMFENYDDALEHSIWLSQMRERLEILHDLISDDGSLFFHIDDNELAYSIVVLDEIFGRKNRVSVVTFKQGSATGHKAINPGLVSTSNFILIYAKNKDIWKPNRIYTERSGRDSRYAQYIVNRDSDYKNWTFSTLNKAFASYKGLPERGIKSQLGDTYEDEISQFVMDNAESVIQLVRPDYNAVGQAVKDMIDRSTSSPDEIFLLERDEHSDMYFKGGKRILFYSGKLKLIDGKYVSGEPLTSIWDDILSNNLHNEGSVVFPKSKKPEALIKRCLEISTAPGDLVLDSFAGSGTTGAAAHKMGRRWIMVELGEHAHTHIIPRLKKVIDGTDQGGISQAVGWQGGGGFQYFKLAPSLLKKDRWGQYVVNTQYNAEMLAEACCKIEGFTFDPSQNPQFYWMHGRSTERDFIYVTTNYLTYAQLVEISEEVGPERSLLILTTAFDSAGETLENLTLKKIPQSLLRRCDWDHDDYSLNVANLPQATAPDERAPEPKPVAAGGRGRKKAAQAGPGLFGDADGGEG from the coding sequence ATGACTGAACGCCGCAATCTGAAACTGGAACTGACGTGGGTGGGCAAGGACAACCGCCGCCCGCTGCTGGAACCCCGCATTCTGCTGCCCGACCCTGCATTGAGTTATCACGCAGCCGAGCGCAGGACTGACCACGACCTGTTCGATAACCGCCTGATCTTCGGGGATAACTTGCTGGCGCTGAAAGCCCTAGCGACGGACGACACAGTGCGCGGCAAGGTGAAGTGTATATATATTGACCCTCCGTTTAATACTGGCGAAATGTTCGAAAATTACGATGATGCTCTGGAGCACTCAATTTGGCTGAGCCAAATGAGGGAAAGATTGGAAATACTTCACGATCTTATCTCTGATGATGGATCACTCTTTTTTCATATTGATGACAATGAGCTAGCATACTCCATTGTAGTGCTCGATGAGATATTTGGGAGAAAAAACAGAGTATCAGTCGTAACTTTCAAGCAGGGATCAGCGACCGGTCACAAAGCAATCAATCCAGGCTTGGTTAGTACGTCTAACTTCATATTAATATATGCAAAAAATAAAGATATTTGGAAACCTAACAGGATTTATACAGAGAGGAGTGGAAGGGATTCACGTTATGCTCAATACATCGTAAATAGAGATTCAGATTACAAAAATTGGACGTTCTCTACGTTAAATAAGGCCTTTGCTTCTTATAAAGGATTGCCCGAAAGGGGAATAAAATCTCAATTGGGGGATACATACGAGGATGAAATATCACAATTTGTGATGGATAATGCGGAATCAGTAATACAGCTTGTCAGACCAGATTACAATGCTGTGGGTCAAGCCGTAAAAGATATGATAGATAGATCGACATCATCGCCGGATGAGATCTTTTTGCTTGAACGCGATGAGCACTCTGATATGTACTTCAAAGGCGGAAAAAGAATTCTGTTCTACTCAGGAAAACTAAAATTAATTGATGGGAAATATGTGTCCGGTGAACCTTTGACCAGCATTTGGGATGACATATTGTCAAATAACCTTCATAATGAAGGATCGGTGGTATTTCCAAAAAGCAAAAAGCCTGAAGCCCTTATTAAAAGATGCCTTGAGATATCTACTGCTCCAGGCGATCTTGTGCTTGATTCATTCGCGGGTTCGGGTACGACTGGGGCGGCGGCGCACAAGATGGGGCGGCGCTGGATCATGGTGGAACTGGGCGAGCACGCGCACACACACATCATTCCTCGCCTGAAGAAAGTCATTGACGGCACCGATCAGGGCGGCATCTCACAGGCGGTCGGATGGCAGGGCGGAGGTGGCTTCCAGTACTTCAAACTGGCACCCAGCCTGCTGAAGAAGGACCGCTGGGGGCAGTACGTGGTGAACACGCAGTACAACGCCGAGATGCTGGCCGAGGCGTGCTGCAAGATCGAGGGGTTCACATTCGATCCCAGTCAGAACCCGCAGTTCTACTGGATGCATGGCCGCAGTACCGAGCGGGATTTCATCTACGTGACCACGAACTACCTGACGTACGCGCAATTGGTGGAGATCAGTGAGGAGGTGGGGCCGGAGCGGTCGCTGCTGATCCTGACGACGGCGTTCGATTCGGCGGGCGAGACGCTGGAGAACCTGACGCTGAAGAAGATTCCTCAATCGTTGCTGCGGCGGTGTGACTGGGATCATGACGATTACAGCCTGAATGTGGCGAACCTGCCGCAGGCGACGGCGCCGGATGAGCGGGCGCCCGAGCCGAAGCCAGTGGCGGCGGGTGGGCGCGGGCGGAAGAAGGCAGCGCAGGCGGGACCGGGGTTGTTCGGTGACGCGGATGGGGGTGAGGGATGA
- a CDS encoding AAA family ATPase: protein MPRIQQVTMRNFRGAAASSAITFDRKPLILIFGENGTGKSTIVDAIDLVCNEGYGTVDERSSTTRKDHLPTIGTRPAQVEVQIEFDSGTWTGTLNAAGKAQIRPDHLRPTVRVLRRRSLLKLTEDTPGDRYKQLQSLIDVRQMEQAEAQLKLAAEQVKKRLDDAASTIRNAQGTLDALWKAEGNPAPDALTWAQARTGTDEATLRAEVEQVHTQFDRLSALRTAQTNFDQAHQHSVKAQAALDAFEDQLREQGQALSTDLARLLQDTQTYLRLAQPDQCPTCQQAINPDTLQRELQARLDASHHLNDLNVQRQQAQQRQMVASQAQKTAEKALTAAQAAAGQPLVTEQEVQQIGANLDSLRRSLESHTALTYALSVMQTTRSSALQDEATASRLRTMHETLRQTRVEFTQAIFDQVSAETQRLYQRIHPSEPIGLSGIHLDPDRRASLHQKATFHGHDDVTPQGFYSEAHLDTLGFCFWLAVIKHTTPNAIIVLDDVFTSVDAAHLNRIDQMLLDEATSGALSQIIVITHYRGWLDKLRSAMPDDVDTKELGRWTLAHGINVRGVTPHTHELRALSENPFLDRQAVASKAGVLLEAMLDHLTLAFNLSLPRHPQNKYTLGPLLNAVAKETRTWHTTRPGHPPQPWQPTLDRLKALTFIRNEVGAHFNLTSADITDHDIREFASATLALADLLLCPTCGRRAYSKTAVKNPLPLPGTCGGSCKQTHLTPTAPTTVPTPAPAGQ from the coding sequence ATGCCCCGCATTCAACAGGTCACCATGCGGAACTTCCGGGGTGCCGCCGCCAGCAGCGCCATCACCTTCGACCGGAAACCCCTGATCCTGATCTTCGGTGAGAACGGCACCGGCAAATCCACCATTGTGGACGCCATCGACCTCGTGTGCAACGAGGGCTACGGCACGGTCGACGAGCGCAGCAGCACCACCCGCAAGGACCACCTCCCCACCATCGGCACCCGCCCCGCCCAGGTCGAAGTGCAGATCGAATTCGACTCCGGCACCTGGACCGGCACGCTGAACGCCGCCGGAAAAGCCCAGATCCGCCCCGATCACCTGAGACCCACCGTGCGCGTCCTGCGCCGCCGCTCCCTGCTGAAACTCACCGAGGACACCCCAGGCGACCGCTACAAGCAACTTCAGAGTCTGATTGACGTACGGCAGATGGAGCAGGCGGAAGCGCAGCTCAAGCTGGCCGCTGAACAGGTGAAAAAGCGACTCGACGATGCAGCGAGCACCATTCGCAACGCCCAGGGAACGCTTGACGCACTCTGGAAGGCAGAAGGCAATCCGGCCCCCGACGCTTTGACTTGGGCGCAGGCCCGTACTGGCACTGACGAGGCAACCCTGCGCGCCGAGGTGGAGCAAGTGCACACCCAGTTTGACCGCCTGAGTGCCTTGAGAACGGCGCAGACGAATTTTGACCAAGCCCATCAGCACTCCGTTAAAGCTCAAGCTGCGCTGGACGCTTTCGAGGATCAGCTTCGGGAGCAGGGGCAGGCGCTCAGCACCGACCTCGCCCGCCTGCTACAAGACACCCAGACTTATCTGAGACTGGCCCAGCCTGACCAGTGTCCTACCTGCCAGCAGGCCATCAATCCCGACACACTACAACGGGAGCTGCAAGCCCGCCTGGACGCCTCGCATCACCTGAATGACCTCAACGTGCAGCGGCAACAGGCCCAGCAGCGCCAAATGGTAGCGTCGCAGGCCCAGAAGACTGCAGAGAAGGCGTTGACTGCTGCGCAGGCTGCCGCCGGTCAACCGCTTGTGACCGAGCAGGAGGTGCAGCAAATCGGCGCGAACCTGGACAGTCTGCGTCGCAGCTTGGAGAGTCACACGGCACTCACCTATGCCCTGAGCGTCATGCAGACGACCCGCTCAAGTGCCCTGCAAGACGAGGCGACAGCTTCTCGCCTGCGCACCATGCATGAGACCCTTCGCCAGACCCGTGTGGAGTTCACGCAGGCGATCTTCGATCAGGTATCCGCCGAAACACAGCGGCTGTACCAGCGCATCCACCCCAGCGAACCCATTGGCCTGAGCGGCATTCACCTTGATCCAGACCGACGTGCCAGCCTGCACCAGAAAGCCACCTTCCACGGACACGACGACGTCACCCCGCAGGGTTTCTACAGCGAAGCGCACCTGGACACCCTGGGCTTCTGCTTCTGGCTGGCCGTGATCAAACACACCACCCCAAACGCCATCATCGTCCTGGACGACGTGTTCACCAGCGTCGACGCCGCACACCTGAACCGCATCGACCAGATGCTCCTTGACGAAGCCACCAGCGGCGCCCTCTCACAGATCATTGTCATCACCCACTACCGGGGCTGGCTCGACAAACTCAGGAGTGCCATGCCGGACGACGTGGACACCAAGGAACTGGGACGCTGGACCCTCGCCCACGGCATCAACGTTCGTGGTGTTACCCCCCACACCCATGAACTCCGCGCCTTGAGCGAAAACCCCTTCCTGGACCGGCAAGCTGTCGCCAGCAAAGCAGGCGTCCTCCTTGAGGCCATGCTCGACCACCTGACTCTCGCGTTCAACCTCAGCTTACCCAGACATCCACAGAACAAGTACACCCTTGGCCCCTTGCTGAACGCCGTCGCCAAAGAAACCCGTACCTGGCACACCACCCGCCCCGGACACCCCCCACAACCCTGGCAGCCCACCCTGGACCGCCTGAAAGCGCTGACCTTCATCCGCAACGAAGTCGGCGCGCACTTCAACCTGACCAGCGCCGACATCACCGACCACGACATCCGCGAATTCGCATCCGCCACCCTGGCCCTGGCCGACCTGCTCCTGTGTCCCACCTGCGGCAGACGCGCCTACAGCAAAACAGCGGTTAAAAACCCTCTGCCTCTGCCCGGCACCTGTGGCGGCTCCTGCAAACAGACGCACCTGACCCCGACCGCCCCCACCACAGTCCCCACCCCCGCACCTGCGGGACAATAG
- a CDS encoding SNF2-related protein has product MISFQHSKLFAYELNRRRGSDEDDQFAGALVDAQVDVNPHQVDAALFAVQNPISGGALLADEVGLGKTIEAGLVISQKWAEHRRRILIVVPANLRKQWQVELTEKFFLPVEIIESASFNAAMKRGTANPFMTDRILICSYQFAARRALEVQAVPWDLVVLDEAHRLRNVYKSGSKVAGTLKTALSGSPKLLLTATPLQNSLLELYGLVSLLDDKVFGDLQSFREQYSNLSNPATFQNLKNRLQPFCHRTLRKQVTQYVNYTRRHVLVEEFTPHHGEQRLYEQVSEFLQREHLAALPNSQRNLITLILRKLLASSSFAIAGALGTIHARVQQELRNLPASGSVDDDLSSDYDAYAETADEWEDTPEPLNAKAREQLGEEAVELERLYTAAQDIRQNAKGEALLSGLRRAFTEAERGGAPRKAIIFTESRRTQDYLLGLLEDHGYEGRIVLFNGTNTDERSRATYQQWLKRHQGTDRISGSRTADMRSALVDEFRDHAEIMIATEAGAEGINLQFCALVVNYDLPWNPQRIEQRIGRCHRYGQKHDVVVLNFLNKGNEADQRVYELLSEKFKLFEGVFGSSDEVIGALSSGVDFEKRVADIYQKCRTPADIKAAFDTLQQSLNTEIAAAMTRTRAQLLENFDEEVHRVLKQRQEKSSEQLDQFSRWLMALTRAELGPDAQFTPGSERTFTLLNDPAGLGLPLGTYTLPRRDPQLRDLPDQTSTHRYRLGHPLAQHLITQAQKRSLPTEHLTFQYDGTTEHIGALRHMRGQSGWLGAALYRVEALGQTEEHLLLSALTDDGEILAPDIARKFFRLSATPSPTHLPPPTELTTLLDNAQQQKREAINTRNLKTFEDAAQRIDAWSEDLKVGLERDIKTLDVEIKQARRTATVAATLQAKLDAQKHVQELEKERTRKRRTLFDEQDRIDEKRQELINQLAEKLEEHENLTPLFTIQWSLI; this is encoded by the coding sequence GTGATCTCGTTCCAGCACAGCAAACTGTTCGCCTACGAACTCAATCGCAGGCGCGGTTCGGATGAAGACGATCAGTTCGCCGGAGCCCTGGTGGATGCCCAGGTGGACGTGAACCCCCATCAGGTGGACGCCGCACTGTTTGCCGTGCAGAACCCCATCTCTGGGGGTGCCCTGCTGGCCGATGAGGTCGGGCTGGGCAAGACCATCGAGGCGGGTCTCGTGATCTCGCAGAAGTGGGCCGAGCACCGCAGGCGCATCCTGATCGTCGTGCCCGCCAACCTGCGCAAGCAGTGGCAGGTGGAACTGACCGAGAAGTTCTTCCTGCCGGTCGAGATCATCGAGAGTGCGTCCTTCAACGCTGCCATGAAGCGTGGAACGGCGAACCCGTTCATGACGGACCGCATCCTGATCTGCTCATACCAGTTCGCAGCCCGGCGAGCCCTGGAAGTGCAGGCCGTGCCGTGGGATCTCGTCGTGCTGGACGAAGCGCACCGCCTGCGCAACGTGTACAAGAGCGGCAGCAAGGTCGCCGGAACTCTCAAAACTGCGCTGTCCGGCAGCCCCAAGCTTCTGCTGACAGCCACTCCGCTGCAGAACAGCCTGCTGGAACTGTACGGACTGGTCAGCCTGCTTGACGACAAGGTGTTCGGCGACCTGCAGAGTTTCCGGGAGCAGTACAGCAACCTGAGCAACCCGGCCACCTTCCAGAACCTGAAGAACCGCCTACAGCCCTTCTGCCACCGCACCCTGAGAAAACAGGTCACGCAGTACGTCAACTACACTCGCAGGCACGTCCTCGTGGAGGAATTCACCCCACACCACGGGGAGCAGCGCCTCTACGAACAGGTGAGTGAGTTCCTGCAACGCGAGCACCTGGCCGCGCTGCCGAACAGCCAACGCAACCTGATCACCCTGATTCTGCGCAAACTTCTGGCCTCCAGTTCCTTCGCCATTGCCGGAGCACTGGGCACCATCCACGCCCGCGTGCAGCAGGAACTGCGGAACCTGCCCGCCTCCGGCAGCGTCGATGACGACCTGAGCAGCGACTACGACGCCTACGCCGAAACAGCCGACGAGTGGGAAGACACCCCGGAACCCCTGAACGCCAAAGCCCGCGAACAGCTCGGCGAGGAAGCCGTCGAACTTGAACGCCTGTACACCGCCGCGCAGGACATCCGGCAGAACGCCAAAGGCGAAGCGCTCCTCAGCGGACTGCGCCGCGCCTTCACCGAAGCGGAACGCGGCGGCGCCCCCCGCAAGGCCATCATCTTCACGGAATCGCGCCGCACCCAGGACTACCTGCTGGGCCTGCTAGAAGACCACGGCTATGAGGGCCGCATCGTCCTGTTCAACGGCACGAACACCGACGAACGCAGCCGCGCCACGTACCAGCAGTGGCTGAAACGCCACCAGGGCACCGACCGGATCAGCGGTTCTCGCACGGCTGACATGCGCAGCGCCCTCGTGGACGAGTTCCGTGACCACGCCGAGATCATGATCGCCACCGAAGCCGGAGCGGAAGGCATCAACCTGCAATTCTGCGCCCTGGTTGTCAACTACGACCTCCCCTGGAACCCCCAGCGCATCGAGCAACGCATCGGCCGCTGCCACCGCTACGGGCAGAAACACGACGTGGTCGTCCTGAACTTCCTGAACAAGGGCAACGAAGCCGACCAGCGCGTCTACGAACTGCTCAGCGAGAAATTCAAACTGTTCGAAGGGGTATTCGGCAGCAGCGATGAGGTTATCGGTGCCCTGAGCAGCGGCGTCGACTTCGAGAAACGCGTCGCGGACATCTACCAGAAGTGCCGCACCCCTGCCGACATCAAGGCCGCCTTCGACACGCTGCAGCAGTCCCTGAACACCGAAATCGCCGCTGCCATGACCCGCACCCGCGCGCAACTCCTGGAGAACTTCGACGAGGAAGTCCACCGCGTCCTCAAGCAACGCCAGGAGAAAAGCAGCGAGCAACTCGACCAGTTCTCCCGCTGGCTGATGGCTCTCACCCGCGCCGAACTCGGCCCGGACGCCCAGTTCACGCCGGGCAGCGAACGGACCTTCACGCTCCTGAACGACCCTGCCGGACTCGGACTGCCCCTCGGCACGTACACCCTGCCGCGCCGTGACCCGCAACTACGCGACCTGCCCGACCAGACCAGCACACACCGCTACCGCCTGGGACACCCCCTCGCGCAGCACCTGATCACACAGGCGCAGAAGCGTTCCCTACCCACCGAACACCTGACCTTCCAGTACGACGGCACCACCGAACACATCGGCGCGCTGCGGCACATGCGCGGCCAGAGCGGCTGGCTGGGCGCCGCCCTGTATCGCGTCGAAGCCCTCGGTCAGACCGAAGAACACCTCCTGCTGAGCGCCCTGACCGACGACGGCGAGATTCTGGCCCCCGACATCGCCCGGAAATTCTTCCGGCTGTCCGCCACACCCAGCCCCACCCACCTGCCCCCCCCAACCGAACTGACCACCCTGCTGGACAACGCACAGCAGCAGAAACGCGAGGCCATCAACACCCGCAACCTCAAGACCTTCGAGGACGCCGCCCAGCGCATCGACGCCTGGAGCGAAGACCTGAAAGTCGGCCTGGAACGCGACATCAAGACCCTGGACGTCGAGATCAAACAGGCGCGGCGTACCGCCACCGTCGCCGCCACCCTGCAGGCCAAACTGGACGCCCAGAAACACGTCCAGGAACTGGAGAAAGAACGCACCCGCAAACGCCGCACCCTGTTCGATGAACAGGACCGCATCGACGAGAAACGCCAGGAACTCATCAACCAACTGGCCGAGAAACTCGAAGAGCACGAGAACCTCACACCCCTGTTCACCATCCAATGGAGCCTGATATGA
- a CDS encoding YwiC-like family protein, translated as MTATTPSTPRHRSPRRKPAAEWLPRQHGAWAMLFLPYLAGLILRVQQGEVPAYLWALLPTWIIGYFAFNALGLWLKSRRKPVYLRPLLTYAALTAVFGGLTLLLEPELLSWALAFAPLLGVGLWRAARGDDASLLARGSAVIAACLMCAASAVGSLPQWLALPLGARPTVATLALWGYFLGTLLYVKTMIRERGEARYLRLSLGFHALAFLLTLAAALAGQISPALPAFFALTTLRAGLMPQLERWRARRTTPKQVGLTEFALSFLLLVLLASA; from the coding sequence ATGACCGCCACCACCCCGTCTACGCCCCGGCACAGGTCCCCTCGCCGCAAGCCGGCGGCCGAATGGTTGCCCCGCCAGCACGGCGCCTGGGCGATGCTGTTTCTGCCCTACCTCGCCGGCCTGATCCTGCGCGTGCAGCAGGGCGAGGTGCCTGCCTACCTCTGGGCGCTGCTGCCGACCTGGATCATCGGGTACTTTGCGTTCAATGCCCTGGGCCTGTGGCTGAAGTCGCGCCGCAAACCCGTGTATCTGCGCCCGCTGCTGACTTATGCGGCGCTCACGGCCGTCTTTGGGGGACTCACGCTGCTTCTTGAACCCGAGCTGCTGAGCTGGGCGCTGGCCTTCGCGCCGCTGCTGGGCGTCGGACTGTGGCGGGCCGCGCGGGGCGACGACGCCTCGCTGCTCGCGCGCGGCAGCGCGGTGATCGCCGCCTGCCTGATGTGCGCCGCCTCTGCGGTCGGGAGCCTGCCGCAGTGGCTCGCGCTTCCGCTTGGGGCCCGCCCCACCGTCGCCACCCTGGCGCTGTGGGGCTATTTTCTGGGCACGCTGCTGTACGTCAAGACCATGATCCGCGAGCGCGGCGAGGCCCGTTACCTGCGGCTCTCGCTCGGGTTTCACGCGCTCGCGTTCCTGCTGACCCTCGCAGCGGCGCTCGCGGGGCAGATCTCGCCTGCCCTCCCCGCTTTCTTCGCCCTCACCACCCTGCGCGCTGGCCTGATGCCGCAGCTCGAGCGGTGGCGTGCCCGGCGGACCACGCCCAAGCAGGTTGGGCTGACCGAATTCGCCCTGAGCTTCCTCCTTCTGGTTCTTCTCGCTTCGGCTTAA
- a CDS encoding RrF2 family transcriptional regulator, with product MFTQTAEYALRAAVALASREGSLTAAEIAAETQVPLQYLSKVLQGLNRAGLVTALRGKYGGYQLARPADQISVLDILNATSPLLRIHHCPLGRPEHQAQLCPLHQQMDDAMALVEARLGASRLSDLTEPALPGLAGLGLGAPLPEGGRP from the coding sequence GTGTTTACCCAGACCGCTGAATATGCGCTGCGCGCCGCTGTGGCGCTGGCGAGCCGTGAGGGGAGCCTCACCGCTGCCGAGATCGCCGCCGAAACCCAGGTGCCGCTTCAGTACCTCTCCAAGGTGCTCCAAGGCTTGAACCGGGCGGGGCTGGTGACTGCCCTGCGCGGCAAGTACGGCGGCTATCAGCTCGCGCGCCCCGCCGATCAGATCAGCGTGCTCGACATCCTGAACGCCACCAGCCCACTGCTGCGCATCCACCACTGCCCGCTGGGGCGCCCCGAACACCAGGCCCAGTTGTGCCCCTTGCACCAGCAGATGGACGACGCAATGGCGCTCGTCGAAGCGAGGCTCGGAGCCAGCAGACTCTCGGACCTGACCGAGCCGGCGCTGCCCGGCCTCGCCGGTCTGGGGCTGGGCGCCCCCCTGCCGGAGGGGGGCCGGCCATGA
- a CDS encoding DUF542 domain-containing protein has translation MTSTLSFPTLNVNKTGEADPLEEAPCPLFNPPIGEFIAQHPGYPRFFEELRPEYGCGGERSFQDAGAKKGLDAATVLATLEAAESLQTPHAGPHPAELTLTELADHTVDTLHALFKGSDHDHCPPSHRARSARQGPRWPRPALSLSGWRRAAAPHPR, from the coding sequence TTGACATCCACTTTATCCTTCCCTACACTGAACGTCAATAAAACCGGAGAAGCGGATCCACTTGAGGAGGCACCCTGCCCACTGTTCAACCCCCCTATCGGTGAATTTATCGCCCAGCACCCCGGCTACCCGCGCTTCTTCGAGGAACTCCGCCCCGAATACGGCTGCGGAGGCGAGCGCAGCTTTCAGGACGCCGGCGCGAAAAAGGGGCTCGACGCCGCGACCGTCCTCGCCACGCTGGAGGCCGCCGAGAGCCTTCAGACCCCCCATGCCGGCCCCCACCCCGCCGAGTTGACCCTGACCGAACTGGCCGACCACACCGTGGACACCCTCCACGCTCTGTTTAAAGGAAGTGACCATGACCACTGCCCCCCGTCCCACCGCGCCCGAAGTGCTCGTCAAGGCCCCCGGTGGCCGCGCCCTGCTCTTTCACTATCAGGCTGGAGAAGGGCTGCCGCCCCACACCCACGCTGA
- a CDS encoding cupin domain-containing protein — MTTAPRPTAPEVLVKAPGGRALLFHYQAGEGLPPHTHADQAVVVAVLSGQLELRVGEARHHLKAGDVRQVQTQGLFSSLALEDGTTVLVTLLDLKP, encoded by the coding sequence ATGACCACTGCCCCCCGTCCCACCGCGCCCGAAGTGCTCGTCAAGGCCCCCGGTGGCCGCGCCCTGCTCTTTCACTATCAGGCTGGAGAAGGGCTGCCGCCCCACACCCACGCTGACCAGGCCGTCGTCGTCGCCGTTCTGAGCGGCCAACTCGAGCTGAGGGTGGGCGAGGCGCGCCACCACCTGAAGGCGGGAGATGTGCGGCAGGTCCAGACGCAGGGCCTCTTCTCCAGCCTCGCCCTGGAGGACGGAACCACGGTGCTCGTCACCCTGCTCGACCTGAAGCCCTGA
- a CDS encoding transcription elongation factor GreA, protein MTTGPVRMTQRGHDKLKEQLEFLKTTRREQISEYMGKAIEDGDLRESAAYDEARMQQSENEARIAELELQLERAQIMREDEIDTGAVGVGARVVVEDAGGKARTLEIVGSFEVDVLKGKISDASPMGQALMGKRAGETATWPGPKGDVKLKVVSVDYD, encoded by the coding sequence ATGACAACCGGCCCTGTGCGTATGACCCAACGTGGTCACGACAAATTGAAAGAGCAGCTGGAGTTTCTCAAGACCACCCGCCGCGAGCAGATCAGCGAGTACATGGGCAAGGCGATTGAGGACGGCGACCTGCGCGAGAGTGCGGCCTATGACGAAGCCCGCATGCAGCAAAGCGAGAACGAGGCCCGGATCGCCGAGCTCGAGTTGCAGCTTGAACGCGCGCAGATTATGCGCGAGGACGAGATCGATACGGGCGCTGTCGGCGTGGGCGCGCGGGTCGTCGTCGAGGACGCGGGCGGCAAGGCGCGCACGCTGGAGATCGTCGGCAGCTTCGAGGTCGATGTCCTCAAGGGCAAGATCAGCGACGCGAGTCCGATGGGTCAGGCCCTGATGGGCAAGCGCGCCGGCGAAACCGCTACCTGGCCTGGCCCCAAGGGTGACGTCAAGCTCAAGGTGGTCAGCGTCGACTACGACTGA
- the panC gene encoding pantoate--beta-alanine ligase, whose protein sequence is MRTAADLQAALTQTPGQKVGLVPTMGFLHEGHAALIRRARAECAVVVVSIFVNPLQFGPSEDLARYPRDLERDLALAGEAGADLVFHPGAGEMYPPGFSTRVEPSGVSDGLDGASRPGHFAGVATVVLKLLGLVRPDRAYFGEKDWQQLAVVRRVVCDLNVPVEIVGVPTVRAPSGLALSSRNSYLTPEQQERAAVLSRALRAVQAAYAAGERDTGRLLGAGRAILAQEGELELDYLAIVDRNMAQTPYVHPDPLNRVLIAARLFGVRLIDNLPLDPG, encoded by the coding sequence CTGCGGACGGCGGCCGACCTTCAGGCCGCGCTGACGCAGACGCCGGGCCAGAAGGTCGGGCTCGTGCCCACGATGGGCTTTCTTCACGAGGGCCACGCCGCCCTGATCCGCCGCGCCCGCGCCGAGTGCGCGGTGGTCGTGGTGAGCATCTTCGTCAATCCGCTGCAATTTGGCCCCTCAGAAGACCTCGCCCGTTACCCGCGTGATCTGGAGCGTGACCTTGCGCTCGCGGGGGAGGCGGGGGCGGACCTCGTCTTCCACCCCGGGGCGGGGGAGATGTACCCGCCCGGCTTCAGCACCCGCGTCGAACCGAGTGGGGTCAGTGACGGCCTCGACGGCGCCTCGCGGCCCGGCCACTTTGCCGGCGTGGCGACGGTGGTGCTCAAGCTGCTGGGCCTCGTGCGCCCGGACCGCGCCTATTTTGGCGAGAAGGACTGGCAGCAGCTCGCGGTGGTGCGCCGCGTCGTCTGCGACCTGAACGTACCGGTCGAGATCGTGGGGGTGCCCACCGTGCGCGCCCCGAGCGGCCTCGCCCTGAGCAGCCGCAACAGCTACCTCACGCCCGAGCAGCAGGAGCGGGCGGCGGTGCTGTCCCGCGCGCTGCGGGCGGTGCAGGCGGCCTACGCGGCGGGCGAGCGCGACACCGGGCGGCTGCTGGGCGCCGGGCGGGCGATCCTGGCACAGGAAGGGGAACTGGAGCTCGATTATCTGGCGATCGTGGACCGGAACATGGCGCAAACCCCGTATGTTCACCCTGATCCCCTCAACCGGGTCCTGATCGCGGCGCGGCTGTTTGGCGTGCGTCTGATCGACAATCTGCCGCTGGATCCAGGGTGA
- a CDS encoding phage holin family protein — protein sequence MGFFLRLLVNALALYLLTRVYGGVSFAPATDLVSVLLAALVMGIVNALIRPVLLLLSLPINVLTLGLFTLVVNGVVLWLVAALTALNVAGFGGAVIGALVLTVISWVLDAAVRALGLDGGRD from the coding sequence ATGGGCTTTTTTCTTCGGCTGCTGGTCAACGCGCTGGCGCTGTACCTGCTCACCCGGGTGTACGGGGGGGTGTCGTTCGCGCCGGCAACAGACCTGGTGAGCGTGCTGCTCGCCGCGCTGGTGATGGGCATCGTCAACGCACTGATTCGTCCGGTGCTGCTGCTGCTCTCGTTGCCGATCAACGTGCTGACGCTCGGGCTGTTCACGCTGGTGGTGAACGGCGTGGTGCTGTGGCTCGTCGCGGCGCTCACGGCGCTCAACGTCGCGGGGTTCGGCGGCGCCGTGATCGGGGCGCTTGTGCTGACCGTGATCTCCTGGGTGCTCGACGCGGCGGTCCGGGCACTCGGGCTTGACGGCGGGCGGGACTGA